Part of the Aquimarina sp. MAR_2010_214 genome is shown below.
TTCTCTAATACCATAATGATATTTTCGCCGTGAGGCATAAATACCAAATCAAAATGATAGAAACAATGTAGTAGAGGACTTAAGTATGCCTTAAAGTAATGACGTAACCATTCTGATATGGACAATCCTGATGCGGCAATAATTTTGGGTAATAATGCTTCGCCGGTTTGATCAATATGCAGAAAAGCAGCCATTGTCATTGGTTTTTGCCCTTCGTCTATAGCACTCATTGGACTTTCTCTCCATAATGATGCTAACATTTTGTTGTAATCATTATGAGGGCCGAATTCTTTAAAATATGGGTTTACATAGCTAACAGAACCTATTTCTCCTAACATCCTGAATCCTGTTTCAATAATATAAGAATCATTATATAACAGTTCTTCTAACCAAACTGCCATTTTTGGGGCTGTACCCAAATAATATAAAGGCAATCCTCTCATGAATCCCATATTTAATATAGAAAGGGCCGTTTTAGTATATAACTTATGAGGGTTTGAAATATTAAACAGTGTACGCACAGATTGTTGAGCAAGATATTGATCTGGACCATACCCTAAACAAATCAAACTTCCTTTAGCAATCTCGGGTGAAAATATATTAGCTAGTTTATTAAACCACTGCCAGGGATGCATTGGGATAAAATAGTAATCATCTGGATCAAAGCCTTTATCTTTTATTATAGTATTGAATGATGAAATTGTATCTTTATCCAATTCCTGTTCAATTAATGTATCATATGGTAAATCCTCAATAGCAGCATATACAGCATTACTTTTATGACCGGCTAACCATATCAGATAAAAAGAATTCCCGGCCTCGGGAGCATATGATCTATAGTCACTACTATCAAATCCTATTCGCCCATTATTAGCCACAAAACCAGGATGACCTTCCATCATTGATTGTTCTATAGTCTGAAAATCTGCTGAAACCAAATCTATTGCCACAGGATTCCCTTTTGCATATTTAAAGGCACTTCCATACAGTGTACTAATAATTTCTTCAAGGTAAACAGGCATCGTATTGTTATCGATCCCTAATTGTTCTCTAAATTCTTTGATAAACAAAATGGCATCAAGTCTTACTGATTTTCCAAGTTCATATTTTTGAATAGAAACTTCACTAATCCATAGATGATTTAGAGCTAATTGCTTTCCCCTAAATTCATACAGGATTTCTGAGTTATCAGGTATTAAAGTATATTTACTCCAACCATCTCCTAGTTTTTCAGTTATTTTGGGCTTTATAAGCAACTCGTGACTAAACTCGCAGATTGCTTTTTTAATAAGTAATGTATTTACTTTAACCCATAATTCTGATTGAATATGAGCTACAGATTGTTGAGGCGAAACAGCATTATCTAAAGTATTCATTGCACTTCGTTTATGTATTTGTGGAACCAACTTAAGTTGGTTATGTTTTTGTCTGGTTAAGAAAGCGAGTTGCGCCGTTTTATGTGGAAGTTCAACAATAATATCAAGCTGAAATCCTACACGTTGGCAAATCGCAAACATCTTTTTATTTCTTATATCGGGTTCTACTATAATTCGATGCACTTTTTCATCTCGAAAAACAAAACTCATTATCGTATCAAACATATACCATGTGAAGTTTTCAATTTTACCTTCGGGTGATGGTGCTACTATAATATGAATCCCGCAATCATTACTCTGGGCCGGATAGTATTTTCCGATAAGATCTTGTTGTGGATGATAACGTTCTAATACAAAAACGGGTTGTTCTTTATATACACCAACAAAAATATCATAATGATCTGGTAGCATTAATTTAGCATATTCGGCTTTTACTTTCTCTACCGAACTCTGTTGCATACCCCAGAACACGGCATAATCCCGATTTACCCAATCGTGTAATACAGCACTATCTGTTTCAATATCAAAATGCCGTATATGTATATCCCCAAAGCCCCGATAAGACGATGAAAACTCATATCCTTCTTTTGCAGGTGTTATTAAACTTGTGTGTTCTTGAACTGACATATAAAATCTTTATGTTTTTGCTAGGTCTTTTACTCGTGTTCTAAATGTTGTTCTGTGAAATATGAAATAGTACATCCCGAGTGTGATCAAAAAACCTGCTAATGCCACTCTAAACGGAATTTGTAATCCATGATGATCCACCAAAATTCCAACCGAAAAAGAAGCTAGTAGTACTCCCAGATTCTGAAAAAAATGCACTTTACTGTAATCAATGGCATAAGAATTTGGAGAGCTGAATTCAAACAGTAACACATCAAAACGCACTACTCCCTGAAAAATCGCCCAGCCATAAATAATTCTTCCCAATATTACAATCGTCTCAACAGGAAGTCCTTGAAGTATTAGCCCTATCATTCCCAGGAATAATGCCGATAGGATACTCTTATTTTTATATTTCGGAATATGCTTTGTATTAATCCAAAGGGCAATTAATGCTACAAAACCAGGTATAGCATATATACATCCAGAAATTAATTTACCATCATAATCAGAAAGGCTTTCCCAGTATAGTGAGAAAAAAGGACGGATTAGGAAATCACTAAAATATAAGACCATTGTTACTAACCCAATCTTAAGGATAAAACCTTGGGGGATAATTTTATCCTTAGCATCAAGAGTT
Proteins encoded:
- a CDS encoding GNAT family N-acetyltransferase codes for the protein MSVQEHTSLITPAKEGYEFSSSYRGFGDIHIRHFDIETDSAVLHDWVNRDYAVFWGMQQSSVEKVKAEYAKLMLPDHYDIFVGVYKEQPVFVLERYHPQQDLIGKYYPAQSNDCGIHIIVAPSPEGKIENFTWYMFDTIMSFVFRDEKVHRIIVEPDIRNKKMFAICQRVGFQLDIIVELPHKTAQLAFLTRQKHNQLKLVPQIHKRSAMNTLDNAVSPQQSVAHIQSELWVKVNTLLIKKAICEFSHELLIKPKITEKLGDGWSKYTLIPDNSEILYEFRGKQLALNHLWISEVSIQKYELGKSVRLDAILFIKEFREQLGIDNNTMPVYLEEIISTLYGSAFKYAKGNPVAIDLVSADFQTIEQSMMEGHPGFVANNGRIGFDSSDYRSYAPEAGNSFYLIWLAGHKSNAVYAAIEDLPYDTLIEQELDKDTISSFNTIIKDKGFDPDDYYFIPMHPWQWFNKLANIFSPEIAKGSLICLGYGPDQYLAQQSVRTLFNISNPHKLYTKTALSILNMGFMRGLPLYYLGTAPKMAVWLEELLYNDSYIIETGFRMLGEIGSVSYVNPYFKEFGPHNDYNKMLASLWRESPMSAIDEGQKPMTMAAFLHIDQTGEALLPKIIAASGLSISEWLRHYFKAYLSPLLHCFYHFDLVFMPHGENIIMVLENNIPVKILMKDITEEACILNPEVTLPEHLKRMYAPVPEDVKLLSIFTDVFDGFFRFMSHVLVEHAGYSEENFWKLVAENIQLYQEKYPEKENKYKQYDLFAPDFHLSCLNRLQLNNNKQMIDLDDPVALLQFAGRLQNPIAAFKKEKSTFQA
- a CDS encoding MFS transporter → MTLKKILILMTLVAVVSDYLLHPFYPQFFEARFGVTDPKYVGYYFAAICFMVMIAFPFWAYISKKMAELNILVYTQCIAGILALYCYWTTSYINFWIISLIMVIFKGSYLLVYPYILKIITKKEHTSTIGLLSVVVHLGGILGAVIGGLTVDLVDASYIFLVMAAGDFMQMGISMYLLRSKKYDTNKIIETQSTLDAKDKIIPQGFILKIGLVTMVLYFSDFLIRPFFSLYWESLSDYDGKLISGCIYAIPGFVALIALWINTKHIPKYKNKSILSALFLGMIGLILQGLPVETIVILGRIIYGWAIFQGVVRFDVLLFEFSSPNSYAIDYSKVHFFQNLGVLLASFSVGILVDHHGLQIPFRVALAGFLITLGMYYFIFHRTTFRTRVKDLAKT